Proteins from one Natrinema salinisoli genomic window:
- the gcvH gene encoding glycine cleavage system protein GcvH, with product MSFDVPDDRRYVESHEWALETDGVVRVGISDFAQDELGDVVFVELPDVGDELEAETEFGVVESIKAVSDLYAPVGGEVVAINDDLFDAPELVNEDPFGEGWMLEIEADDLNDLEDLLTADEYENQIA from the coding sequence ATGAGCTTCGACGTTCCCGACGATAGACGGTACGTGGAATCGCACGAGTGGGCACTCGAAACCGACGGCGTCGTCCGCGTGGGCATCTCGGACTTCGCACAGGACGAGCTCGGCGACGTGGTCTTCGTCGAACTCCCCGACGTTGGCGACGAACTCGAGGCCGAAACCGAGTTCGGCGTCGTCGAATCGATCAAGGCCGTCTCCGACCTCTACGCGCCCGTCGGCGGCGAGGTCGTCGCGATCAACGACGACCTGTTCGACGCGCCCGAACTCGTCAACGAGGACCCCTTCGGCGAGGGCTGGATGCTCGAGATCGAGGCCGACGACCTCAACGACCTCGAGGACCTCCTGACCGCTGACGAGTACGAAAACCAGATCGCCTAA
- the gcvT gene encoding glycine cleavage system aminomethyltransferase GcvT, whose translation MPLQTPPLRGIHDDRGAKFTEFGGWDMPVEFDSIQTEHAAVREDAGIFDVSHMGQIHVTGPDATELMQRLTSNDVTRLEVGDSQYATITDEDGIIIDDTVVYRLPDEDDHATYLFVPNAGTDEATHERWIDYRNEWELDATVDNQTDEYAMFAVQGPNAADLLEDATDDSVTDLDRFQARYATIESVDCWTARTGYTGEDGFELIVPWDAATEIWTEFDCQPCGLGARDTLRIEAGLLLAGQDFDAEDDPRTPYEAGIGFTVALETEFVGRDALAAVAEAGVDEALVGFQLIDRGIPRHGYDITTTESRVIGTVTSGTMSPTLEQPIGLGYVPVEYAEPGTTLQVIVRGQSKKARVETTPFIDTV comes from the coding sequence ATGCCGCTTCAGACGCCGCCGTTACGTGGGATTCACGACGACCGTGGTGCGAAGTTCACGGAGTTTGGCGGCTGGGACATGCCGGTCGAGTTCGATTCGATCCAGACGGAGCACGCCGCCGTCCGCGAGGACGCCGGGATCTTCGACGTCTCGCACATGGGTCAGATCCACGTCACTGGCCCGGACGCGACGGAACTGATGCAGCGCCTGACGTCGAACGATGTCACCCGACTCGAGGTGGGCGACTCCCAGTACGCGACCATCACCGACGAGGACGGGATCATCATCGACGACACCGTCGTCTATCGGCTGCCCGACGAAGACGATCACGCGACCTACCTGTTCGTTCCCAACGCCGGCACCGACGAGGCGACCCACGAACGGTGGATCGACTACCGCAACGAGTGGGAGCTCGATGCGACCGTGGACAACCAGACCGACGAGTACGCGATGTTCGCCGTGCAGGGGCCCAACGCCGCCGATCTCCTCGAGGACGCGACCGACGACTCGGTCACCGATCTCGATCGGTTCCAGGCCCGATACGCGACGATCGAGAGCGTCGACTGCTGGACCGCCCGGACGGGCTACACCGGCGAGGACGGCTTCGAACTGATCGTCCCCTGGGACGCGGCGACCGAGATCTGGACCGAGTTCGACTGCCAGCCCTGCGGGCTCGGGGCGCGCGACACGCTCCGCATCGAGGCCGGCCTACTGCTTGCCGGCCAGGACTTCGACGCGGAGGACGACCCGCGAACCCCCTACGAGGCGGGGATCGGCTTTACGGTCGCCCTCGAGACGGAGTTCGTCGGCCGGGACGCCCTCGCGGCGGTCGCGGAGGCGGGCGTCGACGAAGCGCTCGTCGGCTTCCAGCTGATCGATCGCGGTATCCCGCGGCACGGCTACGACATCACGACCACCGAGAGTCGGGTCATCGGCACCGTCACCAGCGGCACGATGAGCCCGACCCTCGAGCAACCGATCGGGCTCGGCTACGTCCCGGTCGAGTACGCGGAGCCGGGGACCACCCTGCAGGTCATCGTCCGCGGTCAATCGAAGAAAGCAAGAGTTGAAACCACACCCTTCATCGACACAGTATAA
- a CDS encoding aldehyde dehydrogenase family protein has product MSVPELEPDADWNRLYIDGEWRDAASGDTIPVENPAKQEVFTEVPAATEDDVDAAYEAAEAAQPAWEETPREERNEIVENLLDELNDSFEEIAGLLATEAGAPAYRAMGEFATATGDVEMALELEPPEEEVRPSSSIEDKDNHVVYEPVGVVGVISPWNFPLHLTLRAVAPAIALGNTVVLKPATDTPITGGLLVATLCEAAGVPDGVVNVVTGRGSDIGDRMSTHPIPRVISFTGSTAVGKRVAENAAGSLALPALELGGNAPFVVTDEADIERAARAGAFGSFFHQGQVCISINRHLVHEDVYDEYVDLLVDHAESLVVGDPSENEDVTFGPVQNETQRDDLLEFIEETREAGATIETGGEADGLFVDPTVISDCTNDMPTACNEHFGPVAPVIPFADDEEAIELANDTEYGLSASVFCEDAERARALADRIEAGMVHINDQPINEDHNAPFGGVKQSGLGRYHGEWIVQELTEPKWISVQGEERDYFVFE; this is encoded by the coding sequence ATGAGCGTCCCGGAACTCGAACCCGACGCCGACTGGAACCGATTGTACATCGACGGCGAGTGGCGCGACGCCGCGAGCGGCGACACGATCCCGGTGGAGAACCCGGCGAAACAGGAAGTGTTTACGGAGGTCCCGGCCGCGACCGAAGACGACGTCGACGCTGCCTACGAGGCGGCCGAGGCCGCACAGCCGGCGTGGGAGGAGACTCCCCGCGAAGAACGCAACGAGATCGTCGAGAACCTGCTGGACGAACTCAACGACAGCTTCGAGGAGATCGCGGGCCTACTCGCGACCGAAGCCGGCGCGCCGGCCTACCGCGCGATGGGCGAGTTCGCGACCGCGACCGGCGACGTGGAGATGGCGCTGGAGCTCGAGCCCCCCGAGGAGGAGGTCCGACCCTCGTCTTCGATCGAGGACAAGGACAACCACGTCGTCTACGAGCCGGTAGGCGTCGTCGGCGTCATCTCGCCGTGGAACTTCCCGCTGCACCTCACGCTGCGAGCGGTCGCCCCCGCGATCGCGCTGGGCAACACCGTCGTCCTGAAGCCCGCGACGGACACGCCGATCACGGGCGGGCTGCTCGTCGCGACGCTCTGCGAGGCGGCCGGCGTCCCCGACGGCGTCGTCAACGTCGTCACCGGCCGCGGCTCGGACATCGGCGACCGGATGTCGACCCATCCGATCCCGCGCGTGATCTCCTTTACCGGCTCGACGGCCGTCGGCAAGCGCGTCGCCGAAAACGCCGCCGGAAGCCTCGCGCTGCCGGCCCTCGAGCTCGGCGGGAACGCCCCGTTCGTCGTCACCGACGAGGCCGACATCGAGCGGGCCGCCCGCGCCGGTGCGTTCGGTTCCTTCTTCCATCAGGGCCAGGTCTGTATCTCGATCAACCGGCATCTGGTCCACGAGGACGTCTACGACGAGTACGTCGACCTGCTGGTCGACCACGCCGAATCGCTCGTCGTCGGCGATCCCTCCGAGAACGAGGACGTGACGTTCGGCCCGGTACAGAACGAGACCCAGCGCGACGATCTGCTCGAATTCATCGAGGAAACCCGCGAGGCGGGCGCGACGATCGAAACGGGCGGCGAGGCCGACGGCCTGTTCGTCGACCCGACCGTCATCTCGGACTGCACCAACGACATGCCGACGGCGTGTAACGAACACTTCGGCCCCGTCGCGCCGGTAATTCCGTTCGCGGACGACGAGGAAGCCATCGAGCTGGCCAACGACACCGAGTACGGCCTCTCGGCCTCGGTCTTCTGCGAGGACGCCGAGCGTGCTCGAGCCCTCGCCGATCGGATCGAGGCAGGGATGGTCCACATCAACGACCAGCCGATCAACGAGGACCACAACGCGCCCTTCGGCGGCGTCAAGCAGTCCGGCCTCGGTCGGTATCACGGCGAGTGGATCGTTCAGGAGCTCACCGAACCCAAGTGGATATCCGTCCAGGGCGAGGAGCGGGACTACTTCGTTTTCGAGTAA
- a CDS encoding S8 family serine peptidase, with protein sequence MTQNSPPDDVAGRTHDRRSILTGVGSVALGGAIGASGVTSATPDRDPGPKDDEIIVGIAPSASDVAGEARAAVPGNADVVHTNETIRYAVVSFPSDAPAAARDEFIDAITSSPAVEYAEPNVSVQSFLEPDDPYYDYQHAPQQIDCETAWETTRGSEDVVIAVVDQGIQYDHPALEGIVDDRVGEDFVDRDGDPYPAAGADHGTHVGGIAAGGTNDGTGHAGISDCSLLSVRALDEDGVGSLSDIADAIQWSADAGADIINLSLGVDGSYETLTAACEYAADREALLVGAAGNDGNGRVYSPAAEDTVIAVSAVEDDDSIASFSNTGPEIELAAPGARLVSTVTGDDYARMSGTSMAAPVVSGVAGLALSADPDLSRTELRDLLRETAVDVGLSSDEQGYGRVDAARAVETGSSPDDSESGTDDEESTGECGDETVTASASGTLDGSGWWGETDNYSYSLNTDDPCSITISLEGPDGGDFDLYVTTDGSSPDRWSYDESSTGSGTSESITLSLEGDEEFGLQVHANSGSGEYTLRLEERGR encoded by the coding sequence ATGACACAGAACAGTCCGCCGGACGACGTTGCCGGCCGTACGCACGACCGCCGATCGATCCTGACCGGTGTCGGGTCGGTCGCTCTCGGCGGGGCGATCGGCGCGTCCGGTGTCACGAGCGCAACGCCCGATCGTGACCCGGGACCGAAAGACGACGAGATCATCGTCGGCATCGCGCCGTCGGCCTCGGACGTGGCCGGCGAGGCGCGCGCCGCCGTCCCCGGGAACGCCGACGTGGTTCACACGAACGAGACGATTCGCTATGCAGTCGTTTCGTTCCCGTCGGATGCGCCCGCCGCCGCTCGCGACGAGTTCATCGATGCCATCACCAGCTCGCCCGCCGTCGAGTACGCGGAACCGAACGTCTCCGTTCAGTCGTTCCTCGAGCCCGACGACCCCTACTACGACTATCAGCACGCTCCCCAGCAGATCGACTGCGAGACCGCCTGGGAAACCACGCGCGGGAGCGAGGACGTCGTCATTGCCGTCGTCGATCAGGGCATTCAGTACGACCATCCCGCACTCGAGGGCATCGTCGACGATCGGGTCGGCGAGGATTTCGTCGACCGTGACGGCGACCCGTATCCGGCCGCCGGTGCAGATCACGGCACGCACGTCGGTGGAATCGCCGCCGGCGGGACGAACGACGGGACGGGCCACGCGGGTATCAGCGACTGCTCGCTCCTCTCGGTCCGTGCGCTCGACGAAGACGGCGTGGGATCGCTCTCCGATATCGCCGACGCGATTCAGTGGTCGGCCGACGCCGGCGCGGACATTATCAACCTCTCTCTGGGTGTCGACGGCTCCTACGAAACGCTGACCGCCGCCTGCGAGTACGCGGCCGATCGAGAAGCGTTGCTCGTCGGTGCAGCCGGCAACGACGGGAACGGCCGCGTCTACTCTCCGGCGGCCGAGGACACCGTCATCGCCGTCTCGGCCGTCGAGGACGACGACTCGATCGCCTCCTTCTCCAACACCGGACCGGAGATCGAACTCGCGGCACCGGGTGCCCGGCTCGTCTCGACCGTCACCGGAGACGACTACGCCCGAATGTCGGGGACCTCGATGGCAGCACCGGTGGTGTCCGGCGTGGCCGGGCTCGCACTCTCGGCCGATCCCGACCTCTCCCGAACCGAGCTCCGGGACCTCCTTCGAGAAACGGCGGTCGACGTCGGACTGTCGAGCGACGAACAGGGGTACGGCCGAGTCGACGCGGCTCGAGCGGTCGAGACCGGATCGTCGCCCGACGACAGCGAAAGCGGGACCGACGACGAGGAATCGACCGGCGAGTGCGGTGACGAAACGGTCACCGCGAGCGCGAGCGGGACGCTCGACGGCAGCGGCTGGTGGGGCGAGACTGATAACTACAGCTACTCGTTGAACACCGACGATCCCTGTTCGATCACGATCTCGCTCGAGGGACCGGACGGAGGCGACTTCGACCTCTACGTGACCACTGACGGCAGTTCGCCCGACCGGTGGAGCTACGACGAATCGTCGACGGGGTCCGGCACGAGCGAGTCGATCACGCTCTCGCTCGAGGGCGACGAGGAGTTCGGTCTGCAGGTACACGCCAACAGCGGGAGCGGCGAGTACACGTTGCGCCTCGAGGAACGGGGACGATAA
- a CDS encoding S8 family serine peptidase, translating to MSDNKRTQMNRRSLLEAAGAFGALVGFGGVTSATPGREPGPKKDEMIVGVDSDVSNIEAAVEAKLPSNATIVHTNETLGYASVKMADEASIQAKENVKRNLMDVNEVQYTEDNVTYHTLEAEPLGSGDDGQTVDTQGSASPLLTPDDPRYGEQYAPQQVNCEEAWDETLGDPSVTIAVVDQGIQYDHPDLEENMVDDISNGGQDFVDDDDDPYPADASENHGTHVGGIAAGGTDNGTGHAGISNCSLISARALGSGGGGSLTDIADAVQWAADQGADIINMSLGGGGATDTMQQACEYAQEQGSLIVAAAGNGSGAPVSYPAAYDTVLAVSSLDEGETLSDFSNVGPEIELAAPGGQVLSSVPFDEYERFSGTSMASPVVAGVAGLTLSAWPELSNEELRTHLNETAVDIGLDDTEQGNGRVDAANAVTTDPGTEPDPDPDPDPDPDPDPDPDPGECGDEVNTASGDGQLSGGWFGNPSDSYTYTLKTADPCSATVSLEGPSNADFDLYLTLDGRTPTTWDYDERSVGSDSTESIEVELDGDEEFGILVDRYSGSGSYTVSVEERGR from the coding sequence ATGTCCGATAATAAACGCACGCAAATGAACCGACGGTCGCTTCTCGAAGCGGCCGGCGCGTTCGGTGCACTGGTCGGTTTCGGCGGCGTTACGTCCGCAACGCCGGGGCGCGAGCCGGGGCCGAAGAAAGACGAAATGATCGTCGGTGTCGATTCCGACGTTTCGAACATCGAAGCAGCAGTCGAGGCGAAACTCCCGAGCAACGCGACGATCGTCCACACGAACGAAACGCTCGGCTATGCGTCGGTAAAGATGGCCGACGAAGCCTCCATACAGGCCAAGGAAAACGTCAAACGGAACCTCATGGACGTCAACGAGGTACAGTACACGGAAGACAACGTAACCTACCACACCCTCGAAGCCGAACCACTCGGATCGGGGGACGATGGCCAGACGGTTGACACGCAAGGGAGTGCGTCGCCGCTTCTCACGCCCGACGACCCGCGATATGGGGAGCAGTACGCGCCACAGCAGGTCAACTGCGAGGAAGCCTGGGACGAGACCCTCGGCGATCCGAGCGTGACGATCGCCGTCGTCGACCAGGGGATCCAGTACGACCACCCCGACCTCGAGGAGAACATGGTCGACGACATCTCGAACGGCGGGCAGGACTTCGTCGACGATGACGACGATCCGTACCCGGCAGACGCCAGCGAGAACCACGGCACCCACGTCGGCGGTATCGCAGCCGGCGGTACCGATAACGGCACGGGACACGCCGGTATCTCGAACTGTTCGCTGATCTCGGCTCGAGCGCTGGGCAGCGGCGGGGGCGGTTCGCTCACCGATATCGCCGATGCAGTGCAGTGGGCGGCCGATCAGGGGGCCGACATCATCAACATGTCCCTCGGTGGCGGCGGTGCGACCGACACGATGCAGCAGGCGTGTGAGTACGCACAGGAGCAAGGTTCGTTGATCGTAGCGGCTGCCGGCAACGGGAGCGGAGCCCCCGTCTCGTACCCGGCCGCATACGACACGGTCCTGGCCGTCTCTTCGCTCGACGAAGGCGAAACGCTGTCGGACTTCTCGAACGTCGGCCCGGAAATCGAACTGGCCGCACCCGGTGGCCAGGTTCTCTCGAGCGTCCCCTTCGACGAGTACGAACGCTTCTCCGGCACCTCGATGGCGTCGCCGGTCGTCGCCGGCGTGGCCGGACTCACGCTGTCGGCCTGGCCGGAGCTCTCGAACGAGGAGCTGCGAACCCACCTCAACGAGACGGCCGTCGACATCGGCCTGGATGACACCGAACAGGGGAACGGTCGCGTCGACGCCGCCAACGCCGTCACCACCGATCCCGGTACGGAGCCTGACCCCGATCCAGATCCGGACCCGGACCCCGATCCGGATCCGGATCCGGACCCCGGTGAGTGTGGCGACGAAGTGAACACGGCCAGTGGAGACGGCCAGCTCAGCGGCGGCTGGTTCGGTAACCCGAGTGACAGCTACACCTACACGCTCAAAACGGCGGATCCCTGCAGCGCTACCGTCAGCCTCGAGGGCCCGAGCAACGCGGACTTCGACCTCTACCTGACCCTCGACGGACGGACGCCGACGACGTGGGACTACGACGAGCGTTCGGTCGGCAGTGACTCGACGGAATCGATCGAGGTCGAACTCGACGGCGACGAGGAGTTCGGCATCCTCGTCGATCGGTACAGCGGCAGCGGCTCCTACACGGTGAGCGTCGAAGAGCGAGGCCGATAG
- a CDS encoding NYN domain-containing protein, giving the protein MFDRVRTRLAPDTAREPAVGLFVDGPNVFRDEFDVDLDDLRDVTREHGRVGVIRLYLDEHATPGLIQAAEARGFEVIVTSGDVDVKLAVDATALAGDGTIDRLAIASRDTDFKPVLEYAGTVGVETVAIAPGSHGRSDALQNAADDAVTLEP; this is encoded by the coding sequence ATGTTCGACCGCGTTCGTACCCGTCTCGCCCCAGATACCGCACGCGAGCCGGCAGTGGGCCTGTTCGTCGACGGACCGAACGTTTTCCGCGACGAGTTCGACGTCGACCTCGACGACCTCCGCGACGTAACTCGCGAGCACGGGCGCGTCGGGGTCATCCGACTCTATCTCGACGAACACGCCACACCCGGGCTCATTCAGGCCGCCGAGGCCCGGGGCTTCGAAGTGATCGTCACCAGCGGTGACGTCGACGTTAAACTCGCCGTCGACGCAACCGCGCTCGCCGGTGACGGAACCATCGATCGCCTTGCGATCGCGTCACGGGATACCGACTTCAAACCCGTTCTCGAGTACGCGGGCACCGTCGGCGTCGAAACCGTCGCGATCGCACCGGGCTCGCACGGCCGTTCCGACGCGCTCCAGAACGCGGCCGACGACGCGGTGACGCTCGAGCCCTGA
- a CDS encoding DUF7513 family protein, with protein sequence MSFFETYLKGWQFRANRPSLEVGSEIDVFVAESNGTSGTVYIGDTELVVDGAGAETVEKQVRVRVTEFDKATASGRGELLEVVGESSYSG encoded by the coding sequence ATGAGCTTCTTCGAAACCTATCTCAAAGGCTGGCAGTTCCGGGCGAATAGACCGTCCCTCGAAGTGGGAAGCGAAATCGACGTCTTCGTGGCCGAATCGAACGGCACCAGCGGGACGGTATACATCGGCGATACGGAGCTCGTAGTCGACGGTGCCGGTGCAGAGACCGTCGAAAAGCAGGTTCGAGTCCGCGTGACCGAATTCGATAAGGCGACCGCGAGCGGGCGCGGCGAACTCCTCGAAGTGGTCGGCGAGAGTTCTTACAGCGGTTGA
- a CDS encoding Na+/H+ antiporter NhaC family protein encodes MSDTGTDPTDQFEQPDDDGPRVEFYGGRGMSALPIGIFIVWAIVQTALWRIGDTGGLIVGILIGLIVGMFFVRGNWQSYANTIFEGMTQPVAVTAIVAWLWAGMFAQLLQDGGFVGGLVWLADSVGVGAALFPAITFVLAAVFTTGIGTGYGATVAFVGLFFPAGVLLGANPVLLFGAILSGAIFGDNLAPVSDTTIVSAVTQDADIGGVVASRFKYVIVAAIVAFLGYVAAGGAMTGLDVSAEAQAIFLEGSEAIGLVHVLSMAAVIGAAVAGRHIVEAISWGIVIAIAFNLVFGLASLGDMVMFNAPSDAPLAEPLEFLPVLTVVDNPDSVGVTGSLMTGVSGFLELSILVLLIIGAAQIMIRGGAFQVLLEWSIENLATNVRNAELTMVGSAALINAIITINTAAEVAIGPYISKIGERFNLNGYRRANILDGQTAALGYIFPWSGGVLAGFSAMQNLPGEYDWFEQSMVVTPIDVVPFVFQGWLLVAVFVLAALTGFGREYVIDRESEEVARV; translated from the coding sequence ATGAGTGATACCGGGACGGATCCGACCGATCAATTCGAACAGCCGGACGACGACGGGCCGAGAGTCGAGTTCTACGGCGGCCGCGGCATGAGCGCGCTTCCGATCGGGATCTTCATCGTCTGGGCCATCGTCCAGACCGCCCTCTGGCGGATCGGGGATACCGGCGGACTCATCGTCGGCATTCTCATCGGACTCATCGTCGGGATGTTCTTCGTCCGGGGGAACTGGCAGTCCTACGCCAACACGATCTTCGAGGGAATGACACAGCCGGTCGCGGTGACCGCGATCGTCGCGTGGCTCTGGGCCGGTATGTTCGCCCAGCTGTTACAGGACGGCGGTTTCGTGGGCGGGCTCGTCTGGTTGGCTGACAGCGTCGGCGTCGGCGCGGCGCTGTTCCCCGCGATCACGTTCGTCCTCGCGGCGGTGTTCACCACGGGGATCGGAACCGGATACGGCGCGACCGTCGCCTTCGTCGGCCTGTTCTTCCCGGCCGGCGTGTTGCTCGGTGCGAACCCCGTCTTGCTGTTCGGTGCGATCCTCTCGGGGGCGATCTTCGGCGACAACCTCGCGCCCGTCAGCGACACGACCATCGTCAGCGCCGTCACCCAGGACGCCGACATCGGCGGCGTCGTCGCCTCGCGGTTCAAGTACGTCATCGTCGCCGCGATCGTCGCCTTCCTCGGCTACGTCGCCGCCGGCGGAGCGATGACCGGCCTCGACGTATCCGCCGAAGCGCAGGCGATCTTCCTCGAGGGCAGCGAGGCGATCGGTCTCGTTCACGTCCTCTCGATGGCCGCCGTGATCGGCGCGGCCGTCGCCGGCCGTCACATCGTCGAGGCGATCTCGTGGGGGATCGTCATCGCCATCGCCTTCAATCTCGTCTTCGGCCTCGCGAGTCTCGGCGACATGGTCATGTTCAACGCGCCCAGCGACGCGCCGCTCGCCGAACCGCTCGAGTTTCTCCCGGTCCTCACCGTCGTCGACAACCCCGACTCGGTCGGCGTCACCGGGAGTCTCATGACCGGCGTCTCCGGCTTCCTCGAGCTCTCGATTCTCGTCCTCCTGATCATCGGCGCCGCCCAGATCATGATTCGGGGCGGTGCGTTCCAGGTGTTACTCGAGTGGTCCATCGAGAACCTCGCGACGAACGTCCGCAACGCCGAGTTGACGATGGTCGGATCGGCGGCGCTGATCAACGCGATCATCACGATCAACACGGCCGCCGAGGTCGCGATCGGTCCGTACATCTCGAAGATCGGCGAGCGATTCAACCTGAACGGGTACCGACGCGCGAACATTTTGGACGGCCAGACCGCCGCCCTGGGCTACATCTTCCCGTGGTCGGGCGGCGTACTCGCCGGCTTCAGCGCGATGCAGAACCTCCCCGGCGAGTACGACTGGTTCGAGCAGTCGATGGTCGTAACGCCCATCGACGTCGTCCCGTTCGTCTTCCAGGGATGGTTGCTAGTGGCAGTGTTCGTCCTCGCGGCGCTCACCGGCTTCGGCCGCGAGTACGTTATCGATCGCGAGAGCGAGGAGGTGGCACGCGTATGA
- a CDS encoding TatD family hydrolase, which translates to MIDDRPVLDDHLHLDPDNNRGIDAVRDFARVGGTHLLVVNKPSWHLGVEAETGEDFRAVFERTIEIVDEASSELEGRAWPVLGVHPGLISRLVDDRGFAPQEARDLMQAGIDVAAEYVDAGEALALKSGRPHYEVDDDVWAASNAVMRHAFEHGADLECAVQLHAEASEDMTEVAAWAEDAGMPAHRVVKHYASGRLEGPTPSVMADKERLETAAERGEPFLMETDYIDDPDRPGAVLGPKTVPRRVRWLLENGHDEAVRIAHVETPMAVYGIDTESTLAGDE; encoded by the coding sequence ATGATCGACGATCGGCCGGTGCTCGACGACCACCTCCACCTCGATCCCGACAACAATCGGGGTATCGATGCCGTCCGCGACTTCGCCCGCGTCGGCGGCACCCACCTGCTCGTGGTGAACAAACCCTCCTGGCACCTCGGCGTCGAGGCCGAGACCGGCGAGGACTTCCGAGCGGTTTTCGAGCGAACCATCGAAATCGTCGACGAGGCCTCGAGCGAACTCGAGGGCCGAGCCTGGCCCGTCCTCGGCGTCCACCCGGGACTGATTTCGCGGCTGGTGGACGACCGCGGCTTCGCGCCCCAGGAAGCCCGGGATCTCATGCAGGCGGGGATCGACGTCGCCGCGGAGTACGTCGATGCGGGCGAGGCGCTGGCGCTGAAATCCGGGCGCCCCCACTACGAGGTCGACGACGACGTCTGGGCGGCCTCGAACGCGGTCATGCGGCACGCGTTCGAACACGGGGCCGACCTCGAGTGCGCCGTCCAGCTCCACGCCGAGGCCAGCGAGGACATGACCGAGGTCGCTGCTTGGGCTGAGGACGCCGGAATGCCTGCCCACCGGGTCGTCAAACACTACGCGAGCGGCCGCCTCGAGGGACCGACCCCGAGCGTGATGGCCGATAAAGAGCGCCTCGAGACGGCCGCCGAGCGCGGCGAGCCGTTCCTGATGGAGACCGACTACATCGACGATCCCGACCGCCCGGGCGCGGTGCTGGGCCCCAAGACGGTCCCCCGGCGAGTCCGGTGGTTGCTCGAGAACGGTCACGACGAGGCGGTCCGGATCGCACACGTCGAGACGCCGATGGCGGTCTATGGGATCGACACGGAATCGACGCTCGCGGGAGACGAGTAA
- a CDS encoding DUF2150 family protein, translated as MSNPPTEFYSEERWQNWIDRIKDEDIDPEDESSARLLLNLQDDTAIAIAKIVAAYDDGELDQEDALEEINDVREIVLSEIDIEDEEKLILVDGVQTSLVCVFFAAEEYVANGSAEEGSVGDYLSAAADAEAEEDLDAALGYAAQAGTLIIDDGELDMSVAEDLEYGLVTEWINGLDSLQSAMSDPEVVEEDE; from the coding sequence ATGAGCAATCCCCCGACCGAGTTCTACTCGGAGGAACGCTGGCAGAACTGGATCGATCGCATCAAAGACGAAGACATCGATCCGGAAGACGAATCGTCGGCGCGGCTCCTGTTGAACCTGCAGGACGACACGGCGATCGCGATCGCCAAGATCGTCGCCGCCTACGACGACGGGGAACTCGATCAGGAGGACGCACTCGAGGAGATCAACGACGTCCGCGAGATCGTCCTCAGCGAGATCGACATCGAGGACGAGGAGAAGCTGATTCTCGTCGACGGCGTCCAGACGAGTCTCGTCTGCGTCTTCTTCGCGGCCGAGGAGTACGTCGCGAACGGCTCGGCCGAAGAGGGCAGCGTCGGCGATTACCTCAGCGCTGCGGCCGACGCCGAAGCCGAAGAAGACCTCGACGCCGCGCTCGGCTACGCGGCACAGGCCGGGACGCTGATTATCGACGATGGGGAACTCGATATGAGCGTCGCCGAGGACCTCGAGTACGGACTGGTCACGGAGTGGATCAACGGGCTCGATAGTCTCCAGAGCGCAATGAGCGATCCGGAAGTCGTCGAAGAAGACGAGTAA